The Rhodocytophaga rosea genome has a segment encoding these proteins:
- a CDS encoding ABC transporter permease, with the protein MDESIAKFYEAEGLSAKLVSTATGIAILISCLGLFGLAAYTPQTRTKEIGIRKVLGASLSGIVALLSKDFLRLVLLATIIAWPLACWGANKWLEGFAYQIDISPWLFMGSGLVTLFIALLTVSYQSMKAALANPVNSLRSE; encoded by the coding sequence TTGGACGAATCCATAGCCAAATTTTATGAGGCTGAAGGGCTGTCTGCCAAGCTGGTGTCCACAGCTACCGGAATTGCAATTCTTATTTCCTGTCTAGGCTTATTTGGCCTGGCTGCTTATACCCCCCAAACACGCACCAAAGAGATAGGCATTCGCAAAGTATTGGGGGCCTCGCTGTCTGGTATTGTAGCTTTATTGTCTAAAGACTTTCTCAGGCTGGTGTTATTAGCCACTATCATTGCCTGGCCTCTTGCCTGCTGGGGAGCAAACAAGTGGCTGGAGGGGTTTGCTTACCAGATTGATATTAGCCCCTGGCTATTTATGGGTTCAGGTCTAGTAACTCTGTTTATAGCTTTGCTCACGGTAAGCTATCAATCTATGAAAGCAGCCCTGGCTAATCCGGTAAATAGTTTACGAAGTGAGTAG
- a CDS encoding SDR family NAD(P)-dependent oxidoreductase yields MARIFITGSADGLGQLAAKALLREGHQVVLHARNRERGVQALNKLPGAEDVLIADLSSMEETKALAFEANALGVFDAVIHNAGVYQVPKNSKGTEGLPLLFTVNSIAPYILTCLLQKPKRLIYLSSGMHLQGDSSLKNLPVGTHMGNSHVSYADTKLHDVILAMAVARKWKDVYANAIDPGWVPTKMGGAGAPDNLEKGFETQVWLAVSNDPGARVSGQYFHHKRQAHYLPAANDITIQEKFFALCEQITGVRFDDEQIFV; encoded by the coding sequence ATGGCTAGAATATTTATCACAGGCTCAGCAGACGGCCTTGGACAGTTGGCAGCAAAGGCGCTGCTTCGTGAGGGACATCAGGTGGTACTTCATGCACGTAACCGGGAGAGGGGAGTGCAGGCTTTGAATAAATTACCCGGTGCCGAGGATGTACTGATAGCTGATCTTTCCAGTATGGAGGAAACTAAAGCATTGGCTTTTGAAGCCAATGCTTTGGGCGTTTTTGATGCGGTTATTCACAATGCGGGTGTGTATCAGGTGCCAAAGAATAGCAAGGGTACCGAGGGGTTACCCCTATTGTTTACTGTAAACAGTATTGCTCCCTATATCCTAACCTGTTTACTACAAAAACCAAAACGGCTTATCTACCTAAGTTCGGGTATGCATCTCCAGGGTGATTCAAGCTTAAAAAATCTACCCGTTGGCACACACATGGGAAACAGTCATGTAAGTTATGCTGACACGAAGTTGCATGATGTAATCCTGGCTATGGCTGTTGCACGGAAATGGAAGGATGTGTATGCCAATGCAATAGATCCCGGCTGGGTGCCCACCAAAATGGGTGGAGCAGGGGCGCCTGATAACCTAGAGAAAGGTTTTGAAACGCAGGTATGGCTTGCTGTAAGCAATGATCCAGGAGCAAGGGTAAGCGGTCAGTATTTCCACCATAAAAGACAAGCACATTATCTGCCAGCAGCTAACGATATAACCATACAGGAAAAATTCTTTGCCTTGTGCGAACAGATTACAGGTGTACGCTTCGATGACGAACAAATCTTCGTATAA
- a CDS encoding IS630 family transposase — protein sequence MQNKEAYEQKVKRLHALLYLAQTGSIDLYFGDESGFCLTPCVPYGWIKKGEHAPILSQRSTRINVFGLLSTNNELLTYQKSGSLNADFIIECVEAFSTSISKFTVIVLDNASWHTCGLWEVKKEEWEQKGLYIFLLPKYSPHLNRIERFWKQVKYHWLKAEDYLSVEALKEALYTIFSGLGTYFKLDFKKLEVDENIILNCV from the coding sequence TTGCAAAACAAAGAAGCATATGAGCAGAAAGTCAAGCGATTACATGCTTTGCTTTATTTGGCACAGACAGGCAGTATAGATTTATATTTTGGAGACGAATCAGGGTTTTGCCTTACCCCTTGTGTACCTTATGGATGGATCAAAAAAGGCGAACACGCCCCTATTTTATCCCAAAGAAGTACAAGGATAAATGTATTTGGCTTGTTAAGTACAAATAATGAGTTGCTTACTTATCAGAAAAGTGGGAGTCTAAACGCTGACTTTATCATTGAATGTGTAGAGGCCTTCTCAACATCTATTTCCAAGTTTACTGTCATAGTCTTAGACAACGCCTCCTGGCATACATGTGGCCTATGGGAAGTCAAAAAAGAAGAATGGGAACAGAAAGGATTATACATCTTTTTGCTGCCTAAGTATAGTCCTCATCTTAACAGGATCGAACGATTTTGGAAGCAGGTGAAATATCATTGGCTCAAAGCCGAAGACTATCTGTCTGTAGAAGCGCTTAAGGAGGCACTTTATACCATCTTTTCAGGATTGGGTACTTACTTTAAACTTGATTTTAAAAAACTTGAAGTAGATGAAAATATTATACTTAATTGTGTTTAA
- a CDS encoding NAD(P)-dependent alcohol dehydrogenase, which produces MKAFGTEAAKAPLKGLTINRRHTTSHDVEIDILYCGVCHSDLHTARNEWHGTIYPCVPGHEIVGRIVRVGDHVSKFKVGDVAAVGCLVDSCRECQYCQEDLEQYCEKGNIQTYNSPDKYLGTQTYGGYSESIVVDESFVLRVPENLDLAATAPLLCAGITTYSPLKHWNVGPGKKVGVVGLGGLGHMGVKIAKAMGAEVIVFTTSASKVEDAKRLGADDVVLSKDEAQMAKYAGKLHFVLDAVSAQHDINAYLNLLRVDGSLALVGAPELPLPVAAFSLIPFRRSFAGSMIGGIAETQEMLDFCGKHNIVSDIEMINIGQINEAYERLLKGDVKYRFVIDMASLKK; this is translated from the coding sequence ATAAAAGCATTTGGAACCGAAGCGGCAAAGGCACCCTTAAAAGGGTTAACCATTAACCGCAGACATACTACATCCCATGATGTAGAAATTGACATTTTGTATTGTGGTGTTTGTCATTCCGACCTGCATACGGCCAGAAATGAATGGCATGGTACTATTTATCCATGCGTCCCAGGTCATGAAATAGTCGGCAGAATTGTACGTGTCGGAGATCATGTCAGCAAATTCAAAGTAGGCGATGTGGCAGCGGTAGGTTGTTTGGTAGATTCCTGCCGGGAATGCCAATATTGTCAAGAGGACCTGGAACAATATTGCGAAAAAGGGAATATTCAAACCTATAATTCACCAGATAAATACCTGGGTACCCAAACCTATGGCGGGTATTCAGAAAGCATTGTGGTGGATGAAAGCTTTGTTTTACGGGTACCAGAAAATCTTGATTTAGCCGCTACTGCACCACTGCTATGTGCAGGCATCACTACTTATTCTCCCCTTAAGCATTGGAACGTAGGCCCCGGCAAAAAAGTAGGAGTCGTTGGCCTGGGTGGTTTGGGACATATGGGAGTTAAAATTGCTAAGGCCATGGGGGCAGAAGTGATCGTATTTACCACTTCTGCTTCGAAAGTGGAAGATGCCAAACGCCTTGGGGCTGATGATGTTGTACTATCCAAAGATGAAGCGCAAATGGCAAAGTATGCAGGCAAGCTTCATTTTGTATTGGATGCCGTTTCGGCACAGCACGACATCAATGCGTACTTAAATTTGTTACGGGTAGATGGTTCATTGGCTTTGGTCGGTGCGCCAGAACTTCCGCTTCCGGTAGCAGCATTCAGCCTGATCCCTTTCCGGAGAAGCTTCGCTGGTTCGATGATTGGAGGTATTGCCGAAACGCAGGAAATGCTTGACTTCTGTGGCAAGCACAATATTGTTTCAGATATAGAAATGATCAACATCGGGCAGATCAATGAAGCCTATGAACGCTTGCTGAAAGGCGATGTAAAGTACCGCTTTGTGATTGATATGGCATCCTTGAAAAAGTAA
- a CDS encoding helix-turn-helix domain-containing protein, whose translation MKNQAIRSVSDFNNELKLKGFNVFQIEADGNAVRMYSRKDFYKICLTTGKSIIHYADRSFEAEGTVLFFGNPHIPYSWETLSTIYVGYTCLFSEGFFGASDRSESLQHSPLFKIGGTPILKITEGQREFLNTIFRKMIEEQKADYAYKDDLMRNYINLIIHEALKLQPSENYDQHKNASSRITSVFMELLERQFPIESPDQPLQLKTAQDYASHLSIHVNYLNRAVKEVTGKPTTAHITERIISEAKALLQHTDWSIAEIAYSLGFEYPTYFNNYFKRITGNTPTSFRP comes from the coding sequence ATGAAAAACCAAGCAATACGTTCCGTTTCGGACTTTAATAATGAACTAAAACTGAAGGGATTTAATGTATTCCAAATCGAGGCTGACGGCAATGCTGTACGTATGTACAGCAGAAAGGACTTTTATAAGATTTGTCTGACCACGGGCAAAAGTATCATTCACTATGCCGACCGGAGCTTTGAAGCCGAAGGCACCGTTTTGTTTTTTGGTAATCCACACATTCCTTACTCCTGGGAAACCCTTTCAACGATCTATGTAGGGTATACCTGTCTTTTTTCGGAAGGTTTTTTTGGCGCATCTGACCGTTCCGAAAGTCTGCAGCATTCTCCTTTATTTAAAATTGGCGGAACGCCCATTTTAAAGATAACAGAGGGGCAGCGGGAGTTTTTAAATACCATCTTTCGTAAAATGATTGAGGAGCAGAAGGCCGATTATGCTTATAAAGACGACCTGATGCGCAACTATATCAATCTAATCATTCATGAGGCGTTGAAACTGCAGCCTTCAGAAAACTATGATCAACACAAAAACGCCTCTTCCAGAATTACTTCGGTATTCATGGAACTCCTGGAAAGGCAGTTTCCCATTGAGAGCCCGGATCAGCCTTTACAATTAAAAACGGCTCAGGATTATGCCAGCCACTTGTCTATTCATGTCAATTATCTAAACCGGGCAGTAAAAGAAGTGACCGGTAAACCGACCACTGCTCATATCACCGAACGGATCATCTCTGAAGCAAAAGCACTACTGCAACATACCGACTGGAGTATTGCAGAGATTGCCTACAGTCTGGGCTTTGAGTATCCTACTTACTTCAATAACTACTTCAAACGAATAACCGGTAATACACCTACCTCTTTCCGACCTTGA
- a CDS encoding alpha/beta hydrolase, with amino-acid sequence MKKIALITVLSILLFGQAYSQTKQNKETLNNTENKEYYTFKLSDKVTRQAVTFKNRYGITLAADLYIPKNRGSEALSALAISGPFGAVKEQSSGLYAQNMAERGFVALAFDPSYTGESGGEPRNVASPDINTEDFSAAVDFLSLQSYVDRSRIGIIGICGFAGMALNATAVDKHVKAVATTSMYDMSRVMAKGYFDKLTLDERTQLLDQLNGQRWTDAEKGTPAPSTNNLPEKLQGNEPQFVVDYFNYYKTPRGFHPNSINSNGAWTATSPLSFMNMPLLTYIKEIAPRPVLLIAGENAHSRYFSADAYKSAAGQKELLIIPNATHVDLYDKLDVIPFDKLRSFFNENLNKGKRQDVSTGKSAVSAAGN; translated from the coding sequence ATGAAAAAGATAGCCCTTATAACCGTTTTGTCCATTCTACTTTTTGGACAGGCTTATTCGCAAACAAAACAAAATAAAGAAACCTTGAATAACACAGAAAATAAAGAATATTACACCTTTAAGCTAAGCGATAAAGTGACCCGCCAGGCAGTAACGTTTAAAAACCGGTATGGTATCACCCTTGCTGCCGATTTATACATACCTAAAAATCGTGGCAGTGAGGCTTTGTCAGCACTTGCCATTAGTGGTCCGTTTGGTGCCGTGAAAGAACAGTCGTCCGGACTGTATGCACAAAATATGGCAGAGAGAGGCTTTGTGGCCCTTGCCTTTGACCCATCATATACCGGCGAGAGCGGAGGAGAACCCCGTAATGTGGCTTCACCAGACATCAATACGGAAGATTTTAGTGCAGCCGTAGACTTTCTTAGTTTGCAGTCTTATGTAGACAGGTCCCGTATTGGCATCATTGGTATTTGTGGGTTTGCTGGCATGGCGCTGAATGCTACTGCCGTAGACAAACACGTCAAAGCTGTTGCTACCACCAGTATGTATGATATGTCACGGGTGATGGCAAAAGGCTATTTTGACAAGCTTACTCTTGATGAGCGAACTCAACTGCTTGATCAACTGAACGGGCAACGTTGGACAGATGCTGAAAAGGGTACACCTGCTCCATCCACCAATAACCTACCAGAAAAGTTGCAAGGCAACGAACCCCAGTTTGTAGTAGATTATTTCAATTATTATAAAACGCCACGTGGGTTTCACCCTAATTCGATTAATTCAAACGGTGCATGGACGGCAACAAGTCCGCTTTCGTTCATGAATATGCCGCTGCTGACTTACATCAAAGAAATAGCCCCACGTCCGGTTTTGCTGATTGCCGGTGAAAATGCACACTCCCGTTATTTTAGCGCAGATGCTTACAAATCAGCAGCCGGGCAGAAAGAGTTACTAATTATCCCTAATGCCACGCATGTTGATTTGTATGATAAGTTAGATGTTATTCCTTTTGATAAGCTGAGATCATTTTTCAACGAGAATTTGAACAAGGGCAAGCGTCAGGATGTTTCAACCGGAAAGAGTGCTGTTTCAGCAGCCGGCAACTAA
- a CDS encoding FecR family protein — MNYDQYQLNDFLVDDYFIQWVKSPDPQTNSFWKQWLENHPEKKTLVAEARQLIIDLSIPGKLLSEKDKLQLWESINQRRKAHPFSGTNKSKIRTSKHLYINWLYKGAVAASVTVLLVLATWLIWGKLYDHSPLAHIHRTPYSQIKNITLPDGSQVVLNANSSLQYSSDWTDQKDREVQLTGEAFFDVVKKPGMANARFVVHTNGLMVVVLGTQFNVNNRRNKVEVVLQEGKVSLSKSGEIQTPVLMAPGDFIEYTQGTNQMHRKKVNPLLYSSWKEDEMIFEAKPLIEIAQILEDTKGIRVVFENDSLKKLSFTGTLPHQDMDNFFLVLSKSFGIEVIKQGNQIMFRNK, encoded by the coding sequence ATGAACTACGACCAATATCAGTTAAACGATTTTCTAGTGGATGACTATTTCATTCAGTGGGTTAAATCACCTGATCCGCAGACAAATAGTTTCTGGAAACAGTGGCTGGAGAACCATCCGGAGAAAAAAACACTGGTAGCAGAAGCAAGGCAACTGATCATAGATTTAAGTATTCCGGGCAAGCTGCTTAGCGAAAAAGATAAATTACAACTCTGGGAGAGTATTAACCAACGTAGAAAGGCACACCCGTTTTCAGGGACAAATAAATCAAAGATAAGAACAAGTAAGCACCTCTATATTAATTGGTTGTATAAAGGTGCTGTTGCTGCATCAGTTACTGTACTGCTGGTGCTGGCTACCTGGCTAATCTGGGGAAAGCTCTATGATCATTCCCCCCTGGCACACATACATCGTACCCCATACAGCCAGATTAAAAATATTACTTTACCAGATGGTTCGCAGGTAGTGCTGAATGCCAATTCTTCGCTTCAATATTCCTCCGATTGGACAGACCAGAAAGACCGGGAAGTTCAGTTAACCGGGGAAGCATTTTTTGATGTAGTGAAAAAGCCTGGAATGGCCAATGCTCGTTTTGTTGTGCATACCAATGGCCTAATGGTGGTGGTACTAGGTACTCAATTTAATGTCAATAACCGACGCAATAAGGTAGAGGTAGTATTACAGGAAGGAAAAGTAAGCTTGTCTAAATCTGGCGAGATTCAAACGCCTGTTCTCATGGCACCAGGTGATTTTATAGAATATACACAAGGTACAAATCAGATGCATCGCAAAAAGGTAAATCCGCTGCTGTATTCTTCCTGGAAAGAAGACGAAATGATATTTGAGGCCAAACCTTTAATTGAAATTGCACAGATTCTGGAAGATACCAAAGGTATTCGGGTGGTTTTTGAGAATGATTCACTGAAGAAGCTTTCATTTACTGGTACATTACCCCATCAAGACATGGATAATTTTTTTTTAGTACTGTCTAAGTCGTTTGGGATAGAGGTTATAAAGCAAGGAAACCAAATTATGTTTCGAAATAAATAA
- a CDS encoding FtsX-like permease family protein, whose translation MGVRKVLGGTRIELMKQFLAETMLIATLAAVVSLLLANLALSAFEEFIPKRVTLHLSAPFTLAFLLLIVVVVSVDCIRHLCFLPLHLP comes from the coding sequence GTGGGTGTACGGAAAGTGCTTGGGGGCACACGTATTGAACTCATGAAGCAATTCCTGGCTGAAACCATGCTGATTGCCACTCTGGCAGCAGTTGTGTCTCTACTGCTGGCCAATCTGGCCTTAAGTGCTTTCGAAGAATTTATACCTAAAAGAGTAACCTTACATCTCTCAGCCCCCTTTACACTTGCTTTCTTACTCCTTATCGTTGTAGTAGTAAGTGTAGACTGTATCCGGCATTTGTGCTTTCTTCCTTTGCACCTGCCCTAG
- a CDS encoding cupin domain-containing protein produces the protein MQKKTKIALSYTVLLLLISTLLGCSGDKTPISESTATDSAQEPLFPRGEKGPASNFTGNAYNTALLPNDSTYHTLVGNVYFEKGARSNWHVHPAGQILIVIDGEGYHQMEGEPRQLMKKGDVVKCPPNVKHWHGASEKGSLTQMYILPNTEKGIVTWLEPVTDEQYTSMNN, from the coding sequence ATGCAGAAGAAAACCAAAATTGCCCTTTCCTATACAGTTCTTCTTTTACTGATTAGTACCCTTCTTGGCTGCAGTGGCGACAAGACACCAATTAGCGAATCAACAGCAACCGATTCAGCCCAGGAACCCCTATTTCCCAGAGGTGAAAAAGGCCCGGCATCAAACTTTACCGGTAATGCCTACAATACTGCTCTTCTGCCTAATGACTCCACCTACCATACACTGGTGGGCAATGTCTACTTCGAAAAGGGAGCCAGATCAAACTGGCATGTACATCCGGCTGGACAGATCCTGATTGTTATTGATGGGGAAGGGTATCACCAGATGGAAGGAGAGCCAAGGCAATTGATGAAAAAGGGGGATGTAGTGAAATGCCCACCGAATGTAAAGCATTGGCATGGAGCAAGTGAAAAGGGTAGCCTTACACAAATGTATATATTGCCTAATACTGAGAAGGGAATTGTGACATGGTTGGAGCCCGTCACCGATGAACAATATACATCCATGAATAACTGA
- a CDS encoding helix-turn-helix domain-containing protein, translated as MRYIKKITDKQKQDLEKIHKDSKSYQERNRCQCILLSNQGYQVQKLASIFQVSQLSIYKWFDRFEKTGVVGLKNQKGKGRKPILTTSNATHVEVVENSIEKEKQQLKLAKREIEAKLGTAMSEMTLKRFLKKLTTDGNVSVNG; from the coding sequence ATGCGTTATATCAAGAAGATTACAGACAAGCAAAAACAAGACTTAGAGAAGATTCATAAAGATAGTAAAAGTTATCAGGAACGTAACCGTTGCCAATGTATACTGTTATCCAATCAAGGCTATCAAGTACAGAAGTTAGCAAGCATTTTTCAAGTAAGTCAGTTAAGTATTTATAAGTGGTTTGATCGCTTTGAGAAAACAGGTGTGGTAGGGTTAAAGAACCAAAAAGGGAAAGGCAGAAAACCCATCCTTACTACCAGTAATGCTACCCATGTTGAAGTAGTGGAAAATAGCATAGAGAAAGAAAAACAACAACTTAAATTAGCTAAGCGAGAGATAGAAGCTAAATTAGGCACGGCTATGAGTGAGATGACCTTGAAGCGGTTTTTAAAAAAATTGACTACCGATGGAAACGTTTCCGTAAATGGATAA
- a CDS encoding RNA polymerase sigma factor, which produces MDNLFSSFNDTDLWNQFRNGSEEAYSFIYEKYVPVLYSYGYRVYPNEEIVKDCLQDLFVTLWLSRKNLGPTDSIKYYLFRSLRREIAQKVNADLNFTNEFANPVFKNTEASFENRLMELEEHHIRCKELDVALTYLSDRQREAIYLRFYQNIDFAEIATIMGITPRAVYKLIYRAVDILKKMYTPKSLSSSALPVISRIATTIILQLLLL; this is translated from the coding sequence ATGGATAATTTATTCTCTTCCTTTAATGATACAGATTTGTGGAACCAATTCAGAAATGGAAGTGAAGAAGCCTACTCTTTCATCTATGAAAAGTATGTACCAGTCTTGTATAGTTATGGATATAGAGTTTATCCAAATGAAGAAATCGTAAAAGATTGCCTGCAAGATTTATTTGTAACACTCTGGCTTAGCCGGAAAAATCTGGGACCCACCGATTCCATTAAATATTATCTGTTCCGGTCACTACGGAGAGAAATTGCTCAGAAAGTGAATGCTGACCTTAATTTCACCAACGAATTCGCCAATCCTGTCTTCAAAAATACAGAAGCTTCTTTTGAAAATCGATTAATGGAGCTAGAAGAACATCATATAAGATGTAAAGAACTGGATGTAGCGCTTACTTACCTCTCCGACCGTCAGAGAGAAGCTATTTATCTCCGGTTTTACCAGAATATAGATTTCGCAGAAATTGCCACTATTATGGGAATCACTCCACGGGCGGTATATAAATTAATTTACCGGGCTGTAGATATTCTTAAGAAAATGTATACGCCAAAGTCTCTCTCTTCTTCTGCTTTACCTGTTATTTCCCGTATTGCAACAACCATTATTCTGCAACTACTCCTGCTTTAA
- a CDS encoding cyclophilin-like fold protein, with protein MKYSLFIVFFLSSLFTSLASCKKEASLPSNPDTEDTNSNNTLNPTGSQMRIKIGSSTFTATLYDNATATAFKALLPMTITMSELNGNEKYFDLADNLPATATNPGTIQNGDLMLYGSNTLVLFYKSFSTSYRYTKLGRINDTSGLAAALGSGNVLVTFELE; from the coding sequence ATGAAATATTCACTGTTCATCGTATTTTTCCTATCCTCCTTATTCACGAGTTTAGCCTCTTGTAAGAAAGAAGCCTCTCTGCCCAGTAACCCGGATACGGAAGATACAAACAGTAACAATACTCTAAACCCTACCGGAAGTCAAATGAGAATTAAGATCGGAAGTAGTACGTTCACGGCAACGTTGTATGACAATGCTACTGCAACTGCATTTAAAGCCTTGTTGCCGATGACTATTACAATGAGTGAGTTAAATGGAAATGAGAAGTATTTTGATTTAGCAGACAATCTACCTGCCACTGCAACGAACCCCGGAACAATTCAAAACGGTGATTTAATGCTGTATGGTTCCAACACGCTGGTGCTTTTCTATAAATCCTTTTCTACCTCTTACCGTTATACTAAGCTTGGACGGATCAATGATACCTCCGGGCTTGCTGCCGCCCTTGGCTCTGGAAATGTGCTGGTTACGTTTGAATTGGAGTAG